A region from the Leptospira ellinghausenii genome encodes:
- a CDS encoding TonB-dependent receptor family protein, whose protein sequence is MNTFRFHFFLFVILFFLLSTKNYAQSGIEEKEPTLQKNDGIHVIGNKKEDLKKIPGSAYILDNKYLQEASPTDPMEALRRAPGASVRFQDAAGLTPNIGFRGVSNEESRKTLILEDGILTSLSPYGQPESYYSPSIERMERIEVIKGSGSILFGPNTIGGIVNFVTKRPPVESTFYTKNVGGENGYLSTYNSYGKSFGSSAFEVSLLRKQGNGFRNYQNFDVTEGNLKWIQDWNENHSTTIKLGYHMQNAQSTYLGLSQGLFWKDPRINPAKYDEKQLNRSQTIISHNWKLTDEHAIIIRGYVSQAERNWARQDFLSGKSDEGGYLNPPTDTLRTYSPGILGNRPGDSIYMRETYTSRDQSFLVGGLETKLESKFSTFGIKHETDLGLRFHAENNLTQTNLKKTDDPLGYLTKASLQEESLTNNLLQPSLPNFNLNRQERKIEAFASYFQDRIQLSENWKLIPGIRYEEVRQKAITTRRQATQEDYRIGAVLPNDVSVNRRSASESRTHIILPGIGITYDITKKFIWFSGAHKGFSPPTFGTSFSPQGNDYRLKPETSTNYESGIRGDLTSYLYTELVGYKMYFRDQIINVNEVGGENGIRPANTGYSTHTGGEAVVVWDPAKMQKAEWRVPIELIYSRIEAKSRSFNPFPVSQTSDGRELIEIVPAYTVNNYQFISSDTTGNYLPYVPKETITTAISISSPQGYYGRLEYQYIGKQYSDLLNTKDESEDGNKGIIPKVELWNTSLGYRSPDKWSVFINAKNIQDKQYVSGRLPTGIQPGPFRQINVGFTLEI, encoded by the coding sequence ATGAATACTTTCCGATTCCATTTTTTCTTATTTGTTATCCTCTTTTTCTTACTGAGCACAAAAAATTACGCACAATCAGGGATAGAAGAGAAAGAACCAACTCTACAAAAGAACGATGGAATCCATGTTATTGGTAACAAAAAAGAAGATCTAAAAAAGATCCCAGGCTCAGCATATATCCTCGATAATAAATATCTACAGGAAGCATCACCAACTGATCCAATGGAAGCATTAAGAAGGGCTCCTGGAGCAAGTGTTAGGTTTCAAGACGCAGCGGGACTCACACCCAATATTGGATTTAGAGGGGTAAGTAATGAAGAATCAAGAAAAACATTAATCCTTGAAGATGGTATTCTTACATCACTTTCTCCTTATGGGCAACCTGAAAGTTATTATTCTCCATCAATTGAAAGAATGGAACGAATTGAAGTGATCAAAGGATCTGGATCCATTTTATTTGGTCCAAATACAATTGGTGGAATTGTAAATTTTGTCACCAAACGCCCGCCAGTGGAATCAACCTTTTATACAAAAAACGTAGGTGGTGAAAATGGATACCTTTCCACTTATAATTCCTATGGTAAAAGTTTTGGATCAAGTGCTTTTGAAGTTTCTCTCTTAAGAAAACAAGGAAATGGATTTCGTAATTATCAAAATTTTGATGTAACAGAAGGAAATTTAAAATGGATCCAAGATTGGAATGAGAACCATAGCACAACTATCAAATTAGGTTATCATATGCAAAATGCGCAGTCGACTTACTTAGGTTTGTCGCAAGGTTTATTTTGGAAAGACCCAAGAATCAATCCGGCCAAGTATGATGAAAAACAATTAAATCGTAGCCAAACCATAATTTCACATAACTGGAAATTAACAGATGAACATGCCATCATCATTCGAGGCTATGTTTCCCAAGCAGAAAGAAATTGGGCAAGACAAGACTTTTTATCTGGAAAATCCGATGAAGGTGGGTATTTGAATCCACCAACCGATACTCTCAGGACCTACTCTCCTGGAATCCTTGGAAATCGACCTGGTGACAGTATCTATATGCGGGAAACATATACGAGCAGAGACCAATCTTTTTTAGTTGGCGGTTTGGAAACAAAACTGGAGTCCAAATTTTCTACCTTTGGTATCAAACATGAAACTGACCTTGGTTTAAGATTCCACGCTGAAAATAATCTTACTCAGACAAATCTAAAAAAAACTGACGATCCATTAGGGTATCTAACCAAAGCAAGTCTTCAAGAAGAATCCCTTACAAATAACTTATTACAACCTTCCTTACCGAATTTTAACCTAAACCGACAAGAAAGAAAAATTGAAGCCTTTGCCTCTTATTTCCAAGACAGAATCCAATTGTCTGAGAATTGGAAATTGATTCCAGGGATTCGATATGAAGAAGTGAGACAAAAAGCAATTACAACTAGAAGGCAAGCGACACAAGAAGATTACAGAATAGGTGCTGTTTTACCCAATGATGTTTCTGTCAATAGAAGGAGTGCAAGTGAATCCAGAACTCATATCATCCTTCCTGGAATTGGAATCACATATGATATTACAAAGAAGTTCATTTGGTTTTCGGGAGCTCATAAAGGATTTTCTCCTCCTACCTTTGGAACTTCCTTTAGCCCACAAGGGAATGACTATAGACTCAAACCAGAAACTTCTACAAATTACGAATCTGGCATAAGAGGTGATTTAACTTCTTATCTTTATACAGAACTAGTTGGTTATAAAATGTATTTTCGTGATCAAATCATCAACGTGAACGAAGTTGGGGGTGAAAATGGAATCAGACCTGCAAACACAGGTTACTCTACACATACCGGTGGTGAAGCTGTTGTTGTTTGGGATCCAGCAAAAATGCAAAAAGCAGAATGGAGAGTTCCCATTGAGTTGATCTACTCTCGCATTGAAGCTAAATCGAGAAGTTTTAATCCTTTCCCAGTATCCCAAACAAGTGATGGCCGAGAATTGATAGAGATTGTACCTGCTTATACAGTCAATAACTACCAATTCATTTCCAGTGATACAACAGGAAATTATTTACCCTATGTTCCCAAAGAAACGATTACGACTGCGATTTCTATTTCGTCACCTCAAGGATACTATGGCCGATTAGAATACCAATACATTGGAAAACAATATTCAGATCTACTAAACACAAAAGATGAATCGGAAGATGGCAATAAAGGGATCATTCCAAAAGTGGAATTATGGAATACAAGTTTAGGGTATCGATCTCCAGACAAATGGTCGGTTTTCATCAATGCAAAAAACATCCAAGATAAACAATATGTATCTGGAAGATTACCGACTGGAATCCAACCAGGTCCATTCCGCCAAATCAATGTTGGTTTTACCTTGGAAATATGA
- a CDS encoding HTTM domain-containing protein, with the protein MTVIKIFNQPVSSLSLQFLRFGYGLTTTILIIRYFYFGWIHTYFIQPTLFFKHFGLEWVPNLPPSFIYLLFIILLLTSIGILFGYFVRTNLMIFTIGFTWFHFIDATIYLNHYYLISILGFLLCLSPISKYDTPTLGIQNWIHTPMPIAKLWIYAFRLQIGLVYFFGGIAKLQPDWMWEALPLKLWLYQSEGKLPWLDPILGLPVTAYVFSWIGILFDLSIPFLLCFHRFRLVTWTVVLLFHSFTSFLFPIGVFPIVMSLSSLVFFSPNWPKQVWNRFLKQNHINIQFENKENEKPTNRHLFPREWILIVFLLFQILIPFRHLFYPGQVIWTEEGIKFSWQVMVADKVGEALFFVQGKTIDPRNELTEYQYRMMVIQPEHIIQYAKHIQSKAAIETGQRDLPVYVQSHVSMNGKQARPLFSPDVDLTKIEINFLPLKGLNR; encoded by the coding sequence ATGACGGTGATTAAGATTTTTAATCAACCCGTCTCCTCTTTATCCTTACAGTTTCTAAGATTTGGTTATGGACTTACAACTACGATCTTAATCATTCGATACTTTTATTTTGGATGGATCCATACTTACTTCATCCAACCAACTTTATTCTTCAAACATTTTGGCCTAGAATGGGTCCCGAATTTACCACCTTCGTTCATATACCTTTTATTTATCATTTTACTTTTGACTTCGATAGGGATTTTATTTGGATATTTTGTTCGCACGAATCTTATGATTTTTACGATCGGATTCACTTGGTTCCATTTTATAGATGCAACCATTTACCTGAATCATTATTACCTGATTTCCATTCTAGGTTTTTTACTTTGCTTATCTCCTATCTCAAAATATGATACACCAACTTTAGGAATTCAAAATTGGATCCATACTCCAATGCCAATTGCAAAACTATGGATCTATGCATTCCGATTGCAAATTGGATTGGTCTATTTTTTCGGTGGAATTGCTAAACTGCAACCTGATTGGATGTGGGAAGCATTACCATTAAAATTATGGTTGTACCAATCTGAAGGGAAACTTCCTTGGCTCGATCCAATTCTTGGACTACCTGTTACCGCTTACGTTTTTTCCTGGATAGGAATTCTATTTGATCTATCGATCCCTTTTTTATTATGTTTCCATCGATTTCGATTGGTAACATGGACTGTAGTCCTTCTCTTTCACTCGTTTACCTCGTTTTTATTTCCGATTGGTGTTTTCCCAATTGTGATGAGTTTATCTTCTTTGGTATTTTTTTCACCAAACTGGCCAAAACAAGTATGGAATCGATTTTTAAAACAAAATCATATCAATATTCAGTTCGAAAACAAAGAGAATGAAAAACCAACAAACAGACATTTGTTTCCAAGAGAATGGATTCTCATCGTTTTTCTTCTATTTCAAATTCTGATTCCCTTTCGCCACTTATTTTATCCAGGTCAGGTAATTTGGACAGAAGAAGGGATTAAATTTTCATGGCAAGTGATGGTAGCCGATAAAGTGGGTGAAGCCCTCTTTTTTGTCCAAGGCAAAACCATAGATCCAAGGAACGAACTCACAGAATACCAGTATAGAATGATGGTCATTCAACCTGAACATATCATTCAATATGCCAAACACATCCAATCGAAAGCAGCAATTGAAACAGGCCAAAGAGACCTACCAGTGTATGTTCAATCCCATGTTTCAATGAACGGCAAACAAGCAAGGCCCTTGTTTTCACCTGATGTAGATTTAACTAAAATCGAAATTAATTTTTTACCATTAAAAGGACTCAATCGATGA
- a CDS encoding imelysin family protein: MKKHSIRSKIIFYSFYILLINCGTKPGQSSDNAQILGLVDTYFRNYSTSSLLLDISNNLILPKYTNLNNKITNLQTAANAYVTTTDVTNLTNVRNAWMEADLAYRQIEWAYFGPASIPYNVYLYLDSFTRSYPIDPTSIESKITSNLAPTGLRVDGMDAIEYLLFKDNVTTTNTAFADTNRKTYLTKLIQDIKTQSGLLLYHWDKSRSSSFYNSFTSAGKGSVDYPNTKDGLTEITNQLVFFCNTMIDIKIAEPSGLRATNLGVKDITKVETPYANLSLDSLVQNLQGISDLGDVGLYRFLSLRNESIVPRLQEQIRTTTESVNSLKTKYGTFQNAITNGNQDVESMLGEFKKLRVIINTELISSLGGTIGASTNDGD, translated from the coding sequence ATGAAAAAACACAGTATTCGATCAAAAATTATCTTCTATAGTTTCTACATACTTCTGATCAATTGTGGAACAAAACCTGGTCAATCCTCTGATAACGCTCAAATATTAGGACTTGTTGATACCTACTTTCGAAACTATTCAACTTCCAGTTTACTACTTGATATTTCCAACAATCTTATCCTTCCTAAATATACCAATTTAAATAACAAAATCACAAACCTGCAGACCGCTGCCAATGCATATGTAACAACAACTGATGTTACAAACCTTACAAACGTAAGAAATGCTTGGATGGAAGCTGATTTAGCGTATCGGCAAATTGAATGGGCTTATTTTGGTCCCGCTTCCATTCCTTATAATGTGTATTTATATTTAGATAGTTTTACTAGATCCTATCCGATTGATCCAACTTCTATAGAATCCAAAATCACTTCTAATCTAGCACCAACGGGATTAAGAGTTGATGGTATGGATGCAATCGAATACCTACTTTTCAAAGACAATGTTACAACTACCAATACAGCTTTTGCAGATACAAATCGAAAAACATATCTAACCAAACTCATCCAAGACATTAAAACACAATCTGGCTTATTACTTTACCATTGGGATAAATCCAGATCTTCTTCTTTTTATAATTCCTTCACAAGTGCGGGGAAAGGAAGTGTTGATTACCCAAATACAAAAGATGGTTTAACGGAAATCACAAACCAATTAGTTTTTTTCTGTAACACGATGATCGATATTAAAATTGCCGAACCTTCTGGGTTACGCGCAACCAATCTGGGAGTGAAAGATATTACAAAAGTGGAAACTCCTTATGCAAATTTGTCTTTAGACTCACTCGTCCAAAACCTACAAGGTATTTCTGATTTAGGTGACGTGGGGCTCTATCGATTTTTATCTCTCCGTAATGAATCCATTGTCCCAAGGTTACAAGAACAAATCAGAACAACAACGGAATCCGTTAATTCCCTCAAAACAAAGTATGGTACATTCCAAAATGCAATCACAAACGGAAACCAAGATGTAGAATCAATGTTAGGTGAATTCAAAAAACTCCGAGTGATTATCAATACAGAATTAATTAGCTCCCTCGGTGGAACCATTGGAGCGAGTACAAATGACGGTGATTAA
- a CDS encoding di-heme oxidoreductase family protein: MKYIHLILVLISFVIVSCKTHSNDDEKNSILLLAVLSATTCSSGDSLNDPCEQYSGGETTTFDSTESAFDLEAANVLDSRRSIDFQDGNANFNRTWLPAGNSSVAGLGPVFNNRSCQSCHVKDGRGRPPADGTSLSSMLIRLSVPGNNPTTGGPVAMTNFGTQLNTEGITEYGTGTQIPKEGIVTITYTEEPGIFPDGESYSLRKPNYTITWNVGGGATQIKVTNPGQPYHPTNNASGSYLISPRTAPMMPGLGLLEAIPEATIRSFVDELDINGDGISGRPNIVWDTTQAKSFLGRFGWKANQPNLNHQNASAFLGDIGLTTSIFSTENCATGQNLCSSSPTGNGTNPEISNDRLARVTFYTSLVSVPGRRGWKSEDVRRGKEIFIQIGCASCHIPRIKTGDHPIAEIANQEIRPYTDLLIHDMGDGLSDFRPDFKASGNEWRTTPLWGLGLIERVNGHEFLLHDGRARGIQEAILWHGGEAEQSKNSFKSLTKDQRTKLISFLKSL; encoded by the coding sequence ATGAAATACATCCACCTTATCCTTGTTCTAATATCATTTGTCATAGTAAGTTGCAAAACACATTCAAATGATGATGAAAAAAATTCAATTTTACTTTTGGCAGTTTTATCTGCCACGACATGTTCTTCGGGAGATTCATTGAATGACCCTTGCGAACAATACAGTGGCGGAGAAACCACAACATTTGATTCCACAGAATCTGCATTTGATTTAGAAGCTGCCAATGTTTTAGATTCCAGAAGGTCTATTGATTTCCAAGATGGGAATGCCAACTTTAACCGAACATGGTTACCCGCAGGTAACTCTTCTGTTGCTGGGCTGGGGCCAGTTTTTAATAACAGGTCTTGCCAAAGTTGCCATGTAAAAGATGGACGAGGCCGCCCCCCCGCAGACGGAACGAGTTTATCTTCCATGTTAATACGTTTGAGTGTTCCTGGAAACAACCCAACAACGGGGGGACCAGTTGCGATGACAAATTTCGGCACCCAATTGAACACAGAAGGGATTACCGAATATGGAACTGGCACTCAAATTCCAAAGGAAGGCATTGTTACCATTACCTACACTGAAGAACCGGGAATCTTTCCCGATGGAGAATCCTATTCTTTAAGAAAACCAAATTATACAATCACTTGGAATGTTGGAGGTGGTGCCACTCAGATCAAAGTAACAAATCCCGGCCAACCTTACCACCCAACAAACAATGCTTCTGGATCTTATTTGATCTCACCAAGAACAGCACCCATGATGCCAGGACTTGGCTTATTGGAAGCAATCCCAGAAGCCACCATACGATCGTTTGTCGATGAATTGGATATAAATGGAGATGGAATTTCAGGTAGACCCAATATTGTTTGGGATACCACACAAGCAAAATCCTTCTTAGGTCGATTTGGATGGAAGGCAAACCAACCAAACTTAAACCACCAAAATGCGAGTGCCTTTCTTGGAGATATTGGACTCACAACATCCATATTTTCTACAGAAAATTGTGCAACAGGACAAAACTTATGTTCTTCCAGTCCCACAGGGAACGGAACAAACCCTGAAATTTCAAATGATCGTCTAGCGAGAGTTACATTCTACACAAGTTTAGTCAGTGTTCCTGGACGAAGGGGATGGAAATCAGAAGATGTGAGAAGAGGAAAAGAAATTTTCATTCAAATAGGATGTGCATCTTGTCATATCCCAAGAATTAAAACAGGCGACCACCCTATCGCTGAAATTGCAAACCAAGAGATTCGTCCATATACAGATTTACTCATCCATGATATGGGAGATGGACTCAGTGATTTTCGACCTGATTTTAAAGCGAGTGGGAATGAATGGAGAACAACACCTTTATGGGGATTAGGACTCATCGAAAGAGTGAATGGACATGAATTTCTGTTACATGATGGAAGGGCAAGAGGAATCCAAGAAGCGATTCTTTGGCATGGTGGTGAGGCAGAACAATCCAAAAATAGTTTTAAGTCATTAACCAAAGACCAGAGAACCAAATTAATTTCATTTCTAAAATCATTATGA
- a CDS encoding imelysin family protein translates to MFWKRIFTIVLTLGISTIGCTKQDNNEASLLVSLAVVGASGNQAAFLETYSQIAFQNYSDAYADIVLMREKVTIFTQKASPTLSELNEIRTLWRKARRSYLQAEIFRFSQGPVDNPNLTGGVELEPLMNSWPLDEGYIDTVVLTGTVTKQGLIDANQGDCSGGTCPDGDTAKNISVGWHAIEYILWGVDATNNSTPGTTITQTNFTTANGSGSTQAKRSAYLLYATEILESHLLLIKNAWDPSLSGSYVQKFKSSSTSFENILRGIAKFAGGEWGGERMTGVFGGDQEEEHSCFSDNTKADFYYDAKGLENIFNGTYIGSKTITGYGLKNLLGKETNYIKDRITTAEQFCLNEFSEDTSLNQTCSGNLISSRFDRMIGTVNVSGSATENADYQLFRYQIQPAVQEIAKSMQRTAASFGVSIGDDGLVLE, encoded by the coding sequence ATGTTCTGGAAGCGAATTTTTACCATCGTACTAACACTTGGGATATCCACGATAGGATGCACCAAACAAGATAATAACGAAGCATCCCTGCTTGTTTCCTTAGCCGTTGTTGGTGCAAGTGGAAACCAAGCCGCCTTTTTAGAAACCTATTCACAAATTGCCTTTCAAAACTATAGCGATGCTTATGCGGACATAGTTTTGATGAGGGAAAAGGTAACTATTTTTACGCAAAAAGCATCCCCTACTCTTTCCGAACTAAACGAAATCAGAACCCTTTGGAGGAAGGCTAGGAGAAGTTACTTACAAGCGGAAATTTTCCGTTTTAGCCAAGGACCAGTTGATAATCCAAATCTTACAGGAGGTGTGGAACTCGAACCATTGATGAATTCCTGGCCATTAGATGAAGGATACATTGACACAGTTGTGTTAACAGGAACGGTCACAAAACAAGGATTAATCGATGCAAACCAAGGTGATTGTTCAGGAGGAACTTGCCCCGATGGAGACACTGCTAAAAATATTTCCGTTGGTTGGCACGCTATAGAATATATCTTATGGGGAGTTGATGCGACAAATAACTCAACACCAGGTACAACCATCACCCAAACAAACTTTACCACTGCGAATGGATCGGGAAGTACACAAGCAAAACGTTCCGCTTATTTATTGTATGCTACAGAAATTTTAGAATCACATTTACTGCTCATTAAAAATGCATGGGATCCTTCTTTGTCGGGATCCTATGTTCAAAAATTCAAATCGAGTTCCACTTCCTTTGAAAATATCCTAAGAGGGATAGCCAAGTTTGCAGGTGGTGAATGGGGAGGAGAAAGAATGACTGGTGTTTTTGGCGGTGACCAAGAAGAGGAACATTCATGTTTCTCAGACAATACAAAAGCGGACTTTTATTATGATGCCAAAGGTTTAGAAAATATCTTTAACGGAACATACATTGGTTCCAAAACCATTACGGGATATGGATTGAAAAACCTATTAGGAAAAGAAACAAATTATATCAAAGATCGGATCACGACAGCAGAACAATTCTGTTTGAATGAATTTTCCGAAGACACTTCCCTCAACCAAACCTGCAGTGGCAACCTTATCTCCAGTCGTTTTGATCGAATGATTGGAACAGTCAATGTTTCAGGTTCTGCTACTGAAAATGCAGATTACCAACTCTTTCGTTATCAAATCCAACCTGCCGTACAAGAAATCGCAAAGTCAATGCAAAGAACAGCAGCAAGTTTCGGAGTTTCCATCGGCGACGATGGTCTTGTTCTAGAATAA
- a CDS encoding SGNH/GDSL hydrolase family protein, whose protein sequence is MKTNKAFSLVLALFLAGSLSAQTQGEMFQRVGVVGDSLSQGFFGVTVEKKTQDWAYPVLVSKQAGASVSYNVLKGPFVNLEDVLKWDCGIFCIAESIIGGNKSTVSLPSHAGITGAEYTTLLKTSGKCEDITATKQAKEWYWAKWYWYTYRWVTVADCKEPDKFHRFGLRDAGTQAQVMEKVKPTFLFGSAGANHVLCTALHTSTDCLDEARFKRDIREFFRRMAAMGSLKGGVLFTVPNVTAIAFLEPYKDPSGRANYSGLKAFFRNSVSNPNQVLDANEIGTISNFLNMLNNEIKAQAATMRFAVADLRVIFDDLKENGRPIRSASGWSPGNARANWPLPNQPGVFGLDGVHPNMYGHSLFANELIKAINTRYGYSIPQVSEYTAWYYDTLNRNPVDLKKFLTENIFGQAISWVVSIFT, encoded by the coding sequence ATGAAGACAAATAAAGCATTCAGTTTGGTGCTCGCTTTGTTTCTGGCAGGTTCTTTATCTGCGCAAACACAAGGTGAAATGTTCCAGAGAGTTGGGGTCGTAGGAGATTCCTTAAGCCAAGGATTCTTTGGTGTTACTGTAGAGAAAAAAACACAGGACTGGGCTTATCCCGTACTGGTTTCGAAACAAGCAGGAGCATCGGTTTCTTATAATGTTTTGAAAGGACCATTCGTAAACTTAGAAGATGTACTTAAGTGGGATTGTGGGATTTTTTGTATTGCGGAAAGCATCATTGGTGGAAACAAATCCACTGTTTCCTTGCCTTCACATGCAGGGATCACAGGTGCAGAGTATACAACTCTATTAAAAACATCTGGTAAATGTGAAGATATCACAGCTACGAAACAAGCAAAAGAATGGTACTGGGCAAAGTGGTATTGGTATACATATCGTTGGGTGACTGTTGCTGATTGTAAAGAACCAGACAAATTTCACAGATTTGGTTTACGAGATGCAGGAACACAAGCACAAGTGATGGAGAAAGTAAAACCAACTTTCTTATTTGGATCTGCTGGAGCAAACCACGTACTTTGTACAGCACTTCATACTTCTACTGATTGTTTAGATGAAGCTCGTTTCAAAAGAGACATTCGTGAATTTTTCAGAAGAATGGCTGCTATGGGAAGTTTAAAAGGTGGGGTTTTATTCACTGTTCCAAACGTAACAGCAATTGCTTTCCTTGAACCTTACAAAGATCCAAGTGGCAGAGCAAACTACTCTGGACTCAAAGCATTTTTTAGAAACTCAGTATCAAATCCGAACCAAGTTTTGGATGCGAATGAAATCGGAACTATTTCCAACTTCTTAAATATGTTGAACAATGAAATCAAAGCTCAGGCTGCTACAATGCGTTTTGCAGTTGCTGACTTACGTGTGATTTTTGATGACCTTAAAGAAAATGGAAGACCTATTCGTAGTGCTTCAGGTTGGTCACCAGGAAATGCGCGAGCAAATTGGCCACTTCCTAACCAACCAGGTGTTTTTGGTTTAGATGGTGTTCACCCAAATATGTATGGTCACTCACTATTTGCTAATGAGTTGATTAAAGCAATTAACACACGATATGGATATTCAATTCCACAAGTGAGTGAATACACTGCTTGGTATTACGATACATTGAATCGAAATCCAGTTGATTTGAAAAAATTCTTAACAGAGAATATTTTCGGTCAGGCAATTTCTTGGGTAGTATCAATCTTTACATAA
- a CDS encoding HEAT repeat domain-containing protein: MQLLDKSFIFLFVCGLSLNCFGGPNEPVTQEVMPVEEEIPTEMLLKTLESGSNFDRGQAAIQLGSRGITKAIPSLRKMLNEKDPGLRAGAAIALGELKDKVSSSTIANLMWSDTENPKDVYLDALTRMKEPSVVNRIYPLLEDDNATLRLQTVDALVQIGNRSVGPQILALALKNKNREKDKTFAMALGKLNVNSAESYLLNLTKIQDETPTLAASYLALGRIKAKNASEVLIKALTLPYDKGKENASMALIEIANPNVVPKVFTVLKSDNLESKMYATDVLCAIPSKEAAKLAFGILNSDETRNWGYAAKIIGRQKYKEGKNRIEELLLKPSTPERDNFAEALGWIGDPSSIPILRKVLLSGEKEGPYGSAWALGVMGAKEAVPDLIKALDKGDAKLMGYALEALGSIADPSALPKLKELLSDRPKMAPQILSTVALIPTEEARYLIEDSTRSKDAEVYRPAMEEIAKRKDKKSIPLLISFVNGDNAEKRKLSYYALTAITGQKFRTAREWNVWAKANP; this comes from the coding sequence ATGCAACTCTTAGATAAATCATTCATTTTCCTTTTCGTATGTGGCTTAAGCCTAAATTGTTTTGGTGGTCCAAACGAACCTGTAACTCAGGAGGTAATGCCTGTGGAAGAAGAGATTCCGACTGAAATGCTCCTCAAAACATTGGAATCTGGTTCCAATTTTGACAGAGGCCAAGCTGCGATCCAACTGGGAAGCCGTGGGATCACAAAAGCAATACCTAGTCTTCGAAAGATGTTAAATGAAAAAGATCCGGGCCTAAGGGCGGGTGCAGCGATTGCCCTTGGAGAATTAAAGGACAAGGTCTCTTCCTCTACCATTGCCAATCTGATGTGGTCCGATACTGAAAATCCGAAAGATGTTTACTTAGATGCGCTAACTCGCATGAAAGAACCTTCTGTCGTGAATCGAATTTATCCATTATTAGAAGATGATAATGCAACTCTACGATTACAAACTGTAGATGCTTTGGTACAGATTGGAAATCGATCAGTAGGTCCTCAAATTTTGGCCTTAGCTTTAAAAAACAAAAACAGAGAAAAAGACAAAACCTTTGCAATGGCTCTTGGAAAATTAAATGTAAATTCCGCTGAATCGTATTTGCTCAATCTAACAAAAATCCAAGATGAAACTCCAACACTCGCTGCATCCTATTTAGCTCTCGGTAGGATTAAAGCAAAAAATGCCAGTGAAGTACTCATCAAAGCACTTACCTTACCTTATGATAAAGGAAAAGAAAATGCTTCCATGGCACTCATTGAAATTGCTAATCCAAATGTTGTTCCTAAAGTATTTACTGTTTTAAAATCTGATAATTTAGAATCAAAAATGTACGCAACTGATGTGTTATGTGCAATTCCTTCTAAAGAAGCAGCAAAACTTGCCTTTGGAATTTTAAATTCTGATGAAACGAGAAATTGGGGTTATGCGGCAAAAATCATTGGCCGTCAAAAGTACAAAGAAGGAAAAAATCGAATCGAAGAATTGCTCCTAAAACCATCAACACCTGAACGAGATAATTTTGCAGAAGCACTTGGATGGATTGGAGATCCAAGTTCCATTCCTATCTTACGCAAAGTTTTACTCTCTGGGGAAAAAGAGGGACCATATGGTTCTGCTTGGGCACTTGGAGTTATGGGAGCAAAAGAAGCAGTACCAGATCTTATAAAAGCCTTAGACAAAGGGGATGCCAAATTGATGGGATATGCATTGGAAGCACTCGGGTCCATTGCAGATCCAAGTGCCTTACCAAAACTAAAGGAACTATTATCAGACCGTCCTAAAATGGCTCCTCAAATTCTATCAACCGTTGCGCTGATACCAACCGAAGAGGCAAGGTATCTCATCGAAGATTCCACTCGCTCTAAGGATGCAGAAGTATACCGACCTGCGATGGAAGAAATTGCCAAACGAAAAGACAAAAAATCAATTCCACTCTTGATTTCATTTGTAAACGGTGATAACGCTGAAAAACGCAAGTTAAGTTATTATGCGCTAACAGCCATTACTGGTCAAAAATTTAGAACGGCTAGAGAGTGGAATGTTTGGGCGAAGGCAAATCCATAG